Proteins co-encoded in one Zootoca vivipara chromosome 3, rZooViv1.1, whole genome shotgun sequence genomic window:
- the THSD1 gene encoding thrombospondin type-1 domain-containing protein 1 produces the protein MKQMLKDFSNLLLVVLCDYVLGAVEYLLLEQPIHVALSNGTVSVGFQNYYDSNVTLKNGSILLIDASTNQTVTRKQLLQNQYQDIVVFECFHFKSAGNYWFKMAPENQWNGEKTPVSVVWPVFHFDLRRASEAVESSLQLRLFTDEYLCPVNKTVVSLDVILTSRFYELGEQISNETVGLRTSKELSLARSQWVTLDCRLVGQEAYMTVFLKSAETKSVIASEGPIDLVHRFGYKLVVAGEVTCESSVVVSVIPPPCTSPGGNIAVFKDLGPSGQRALRLQESVMNPKDGQIEFNCTLFDEGANKYCFEFSLLHRDNAPPRARECVLIQRNVGSWGLWQAWSPCSVTCGDGTRERYRECLASFPFPIKQGCAGRQQETSLCSLEECSTTRPVPITPLYPSEDGQKARNNLVTVTGISLCLSIIFATVLIALWRKLCRTQKCSTPVRCNSTHSPSFRKNSDEENICQDERQQRESFSEGEAACSLSGEPPDMPLSSRRSLYFAPEEGGGEASASESFESAAQKIIPPIFSYRLAQQQLKEMKKRGLTETTKVYRVSQNPLTDTVLNSSVSPENQEAAAGSKFRIKSPFLEHPPGHPKSLGDRPCSRADFTLPQANPALSPCQSLIRRAHPRYLENKGEPLERVCPRSSQFRRTASFHETRKAKPFRKRSMSTLTPCQTHLYRGRARTWSRVPEGEHRPKSKSTSESIEEFELYYSTPLTTESMAYGAHNPHKWEPPGKKLDLVTRRQPVAQALCVDRSEQKRNVRGPSLGRVDAWKNESDVVALKDMHQRGGTLSPTRYRKSKCQSFPSDPEYHFYDNTSFGLAELEQQMTDLPGYFASDEGGEINTLSIDHLVL, from the exons ATGAAACAGATGCTGAAAGATTTTTCAAATCTACTGCTAGTTGTGCTCTGTGATTATG TTCTTGGAGCCGTGGAGTATCTCCTCTTGGAGCAGCCAATTCACGTAGCTTTGAGCAATGGCACTGTGTCGGTTGGCTTCCAGAATTATTATGACAGCAACGTGACATTGAAAAATGGTTCCATCCTGCTCATAGATGCCAGCACCAATCAAACTGTCACCAGAAAACAGCTTCTGCAAAACCAATACCAAGATATTGTTGTCTTTGAGTGCTTCCattttaagagtgctgggaactacTGGTTCAAAATGGCTCCTGAGAACCAGTGGAACGGAGAGAAGACTCCAGTGAGTGTGGTCTGGCCTGTATTCCACTTCGATTTGAGGAGGGCTTCTGAAGCAGTTGAGTCTTCCCTTCAGCTCAGGCTGTTTACCGACGAGTATTTGTGTCCGGTGAATAAGACGGTGGTTTCTCTGGATGTTATACTGACCAGCCGCTTCTATGAACTAGGAGAACAGATCTCGAACGAGACTGTGGGACTGAGAACTAGCAAAGAGCTTTCTCTTGCCAGGTCCCAGTGGGTGACGCTTGACTGTCGCTTGGTTGGCCAAGAAGCCTACATGACTGTATTCCTGAAATCAGCAGAGACCAAATCAGTCATTGCTTCGGAAGGGCCTATTGATCTCGTGCACAGATTTGGGTACAAGCTGGTCGTGGCAGGAGAAGTGACATGTGAGTCTTCGGTTGTGGTTTCTGTcattcctcctccctgcacttCTCCTGGTGGGAACATTGCTGTGTTCAAAGACCTTGGGCCTTCTGGTCAGAGGGCGTTAAGGCTGCAGGAAAGTGTCATGAATCCAAAGGACGGCCAGATAGAATTCAACTGCACATTGTTCGACGAGGGCGCAAACAAATACTGCTTTGAATTTAGCCTTTTGCACAGAGACAATGCCCCGCCAAGAGCGAGAGAATGTGTGCTAATCCAAAGGAATGTTG GATCCTGGGGACTTTGGCAGGCCTGGAGCCCATGTAGTGTGACTTGTGGGGACGGCACCCGAGAGCGCTATCGAGAATGTCTCGCGTCTTTCCCGTTCCCTATCAAGCAAGGCTGTGCTGGGAGACAGCAAGAAACGTCtctctgctccttggaggaatgctCCA CCACTAGACCTGTACCCATCACACCACTGTACCCTTCTGAAGACGGCCAGAAAGCCAGGAATAATCTAGTAACCGTCACAGGCATATCCTTGTGTTTATCCATCATCTTTGCTACTGTCCTGATCGCCCTATGGAGGAAGCTTTGCAGGACCCAGAAATGCAGCACCCCTGTGCGCTGCAACTCTACCCACTCGCCCAGCTTCCGGAAGAACTCCGATGAGGAGAACATCTGCCAAGATGAGAGACAGCAGCGAGAGAGCTTTTCTGAGGGAGAAGCTGCTTGTTCGCTTTCTGGAGAACCTCCAGATATGCCCTTGAGCTCCAGGAGAAGTCTTTATTTTGCTccagaagaaggagggggagaagcttcTGCTAGCGAAAGCTTTGAGTCCGCAGCTCAGAAAATAATCCCCCCCATTTTCAGCTACCGCCTTGCACAACAGCAGCTGAAGGAAATGAAGAAGAGAGGCCTCACCGAAACAACAAAGGTCTATCGCGTTTCTCAGAACCCTTTGACAGACACGGTGCTCAACAGCTCTGTGAGCCCAGAGAACCAGGAGGCAGCAGCTGGAAGCAAGTTTAGAATCAAGTCTCCTTTTCTGGAGCACCCCCCTGGCCACCCCAAATCCTTAGGAGACAGGCCCTGTTCTAGGGCGGATTTTACGCTGCCTCAGGCAAATCCTGCCTTGAGCCCTTGTCAGTCCCTCATTAGAAGAGCCCACCCTAGATACCTCGAGAACAAAGGAGAGCCATTGGAGAGGGTCTGTCCAAGAAGTTCGCAGTTCAGAAGAACGGCCAGCTTTCACGAAACCAGAAAAGCCAAGCCGTTCCGGAAAAGAAGCATGTCCACCCTGACACCGTGCCAGACCCACCTCTACCGTGGCAGAGCCAGAACGTGGAGTCGTGTCCCGGAAGGAGAGCACCGGCCTAAGTCTAAAAGCACCAGTGAGAGCATTGAAGAGTTTGAGCTGTATTATAGTACTCCTTTAACCACTGAATCAATGGCCTATGGAGCACACAATCCCCATAAATGGGAACCCCCAGGGAAGAAACTAGACTTGGTCACCAGACGCCAACCAGTGGCCCAGGCACTGTGCGTTGATAGATCAGAGCAGAAGAGAAATGTAAGAGGGCCTTCCCTGGGCCGCGTGGATGCTTGGAAGAACGAATCTGATGTGGTGGCTCTCAAAGATATGCACCAAAGAGGAGGTACTCTGAGCCCTACACGGTACAGAAAGAGCAAGTGCCAGAGCTTCCCATCTGACCCTGAATACCACTTCTATGACAACACTTCTTTTGGCCTGGCTGAATTGGAACAGCAAATGACTGACCTGCCTGGGTATTTTGCGTCCGATGAAGGTGGTGAAATAAATACCTTAAGCATTGACCATTTGGTGCTCTGA